Proteins encoded in a region of the Manduca sexta isolate Smith_Timp_Sample1 chromosome 1, JHU_Msex_v1.0, whole genome shotgun sequence genome:
- the LOC115451228 gene encoding zinc finger protein 665 isoform X1, whose protein sequence is MKEININIEGYNVNGICVGCLNYNRKMFYCNEIKECFKLIGNIDVPDGLSIQVCWECLADVRSVLRFQARILRSFEFLINYSHENTFLNCPEDFTEYSSTRLTTSPMEVHSMLKDEEELIEVKVEDDLKYEPFESSSLKEEKDYTQDDFSEDLPSQEVDASSEDDIQLSKLKKKKEKREKKSKKDRKKKEKHKPEELQLKASRKLKNLPEDLVELYSMSEEEMWAVRASDVASADFTNLRYKCTDCILGFNTEKLMADHFNGKHRVKGDVCHQCNICKAYFLTKDNLSVHRSLHLTAYRCKQCGAKTSLKRLMLKHVSSHRRDADEYKCSTCGGEFSTKSKLTYHKGVCHQEKPQCDCCGKVFANKMTLKYHLKILPQNKDDKPKEKLHIPCKGCNKVFHSKKSYRAHVVIHDGLTYPCPTCGKLFQWKRNLARHARNHREREAGALHECKDCGKTFASRDCYANHLRLSKRHAAEDSYAHECNYCGKKFPTKWCMVDHIDWDHLKRIKYQCSVCFKPFKTAKIMVAHVNNIHEGKKREQEGEHLCEICGKSYKTVKRLKGHVWAMHTKRSTTKSFKCKLCPATFTWQTSIYKHVKIMHDSGKRKQQARPPPVKKEEYPVRLELANVQYFQQNIANNLMQNIVQSVHVQHAGVMQNLV, encoded by the exons ATGAaggaaatcaatataaatatagaaggTTATAACGTAAATGGAATATGTGTTGGGTGTTTGAATTATAATCGTAAAATGTTCTACTGCAATGAAATAAAAGAGTGCTTCAAATTAATTGGAAATATTGAT GTGCCAGATGGACTCTCAATCCAAGTATGCTGGGAGTGCCTTGCAGATGTGAGGTCGGTGTTGAGGTTTCAAGCGAGGATCCTGCGTTCCTTCGAGTTCCTGATTAACTATTCTCATGAG AATACATTCCTCAACTGCCCTGAAGATTTCACAGAGTATTCGTCAACAAGACTGACCACATCGCCTATGGAGGTGCACTCCATGCTGAAGGATGAGGAAGAACTGATCGAAGTTAAGGTGGAAGATGATCTGAAGTATGAGCCTTTTG AAAGTTCTTCATTAAAAGAAGAGAAAGACTACACACAAGATGACTTCTCGGAAGACTTGCCTTCGCAAGAAGTGGACGCGTCCTCAGAAGACGATATACAACTGTCCAAACTCAAAAAAAAGAAAGAGAAGAGAGAGAAGAAGAGTAAGAAAGACCGAAAGAAGAAGGAGAAG caCAAACCAGAAGAACTGCAACTGAAAGCCAGCAGGAAGCTGAAGAACCTCCCCGAGGACCTCGTGGAGCTATACAGCATGAGCGAGGAGGAGATGTGGGCAGTGAGAGCCTCGGACGTGGCGAGTGCGGACTTCACTAACTTGCGGTACAAATGTACTGATTGTATACTGGGTTTCAATACTGAGAAGCTAATGGCGGATCATTTCAACGGGAAGCATAGAGTG AAAGGCGACGTGTGCCACCAGTGTAACATCTGCAAGGCGTACTTCCTGACCAAAGACAATTTGTCTGTGCATAGATCGCTTCATCTAACGGCTTATAGGTGTAAGCAG TGCGGCGCGAAGACGTCCCTGAAGCGGCTGATGCTGAAGCACGTGAGCTCGCACCGGCGCGACGCCGACGAGTACAAGTGCAGCACCTGCGGGGGAGAGTTCAG CACGAAGTCTAAGCTGACGTACCACAAAGGCGTTTGCCATCAAGAGAAACCTCAATGCGACTGCTGTGGCAAGGTGTTCGCCAATAAGATGACTCTCAAATATCATTTGAA aattcTCCCTCAAAACAAAGACGATAAGCCTAAAGAGAAGTTACATATACCTTGCAAGGGGTGTAACAAAGTGTTCCACTCGAAGAAGAGTTACCGAGCTCATGT GGTGATCCATGACGGCCTCACGTACCCGTGTCCGACGTGCGGCAAGCTTTTCCAGTGGAAGCGGAACTTGGCGAGACACGCGAGGAACCACAGGGAAAGGGAAGCCGGGGCGCTGCACGAGTGCAAGGACTGCGGCAAGACGTTCGCCAGCCGAGACTGTTACGCGAACCATCTGAGGCTCAGCAAGCGGCATGCGGCGGAGGATAGCTATGC CCACGAGTGTAACTACTGCGGTAAGAAGTTCCCCACCAAGTGGTGTATGGTGGACCACATAGACTGGGACCATTTGAAGCGGATAAAATACCAGTGCAGCGTGTGTTTCAAG CCTTTCAAAACGGCCAAGATAATGGTGGCGCATGTGAACAACATACACGAGGGAAAGAAGAGGGAGCAGGAAGGCGAACACCTCTGCGAGATCTGCGGCAAATCAtataag ACGGTGAAACGCCTCAAGGGCCACGTATGGGCGATGCACACAAAACGATCCACAACTAAGAGCTTTAAGTGCAAGCTGTGTCCGGCGACTTTCACCTGGCAGACGTCGATATACAAACACGTCAAGATCATGCACGACAGCGGCAAGCGGAAG CAACAAGCCCGCCCCCCTCCAGTGAAGAAGGAGGAATACCCAGTGCGCCTCGAGTTGGCAAACGTGCAGTACTTCCAGCAGAACATAGCCAACAACCTCATGCAGAACATAGTGCAGTCAGTTCATGTGCAGCACGCTGGCGTGATGCAGAATCTCGTGTGA
- the LOC115451228 gene encoding zinc finger protein 665 isoform X2, producing the protein MEVHSMLKDEEELIEVKVEDDLKYEPFESSSLKEEKDYTQDDFSEDLPSQEVDASSEDDIQLSKLKKKKEKREKKSKKDRKKKEKHKPEELQLKASRKLKNLPEDLVELYSMSEEEMWAVRASDVASADFTNLRYKCTDCILGFNTEKLMADHFNGKHRVKGDVCHQCNICKAYFLTKDNLSVHRSLHLTAYRCKQCGAKTSLKRLMLKHVSSHRRDADEYKCSTCGGEFSTKSKLTYHKGVCHQEKPQCDCCGKVFANKMTLKYHLKILPQNKDDKPKEKLHIPCKGCNKVFHSKKSYRAHVVIHDGLTYPCPTCGKLFQWKRNLARHARNHREREAGALHECKDCGKTFASRDCYANHLRLSKRHAAEDSYAHECNYCGKKFPTKWCMVDHIDWDHLKRIKYQCSVCFKPFKTAKIMVAHVNNIHEGKKREQEGEHLCEICGKSYKTVKRLKGHVWAMHTKRSTTKSFKCKLCPATFTWQTSIYKHVKIMHDSGKRKQQARPPPVKKEEYPVRLELANVQYFQQNIANNLMQNIVQSVHVQHAGVMQNLV; encoded by the exons ATGGAGGTGCACTCCATGCTGAAGGATGAGGAAGAACTGATCGAAGTTAAGGTGGAAGATGATCTGAAGTATGAGCCTTTTG AAAGTTCTTCATTAAAAGAAGAGAAAGACTACACACAAGATGACTTCTCGGAAGACTTGCCTTCGCAAGAAGTGGACGCGTCCTCAGAAGACGATATACAACTGTCCAAACTCAAAAAAAAGAAAGAGAAGAGAGAGAAGAAGAGTAAGAAAGACCGAAAGAAGAAGGAGAAG caCAAACCAGAAGAACTGCAACTGAAAGCCAGCAGGAAGCTGAAGAACCTCCCCGAGGACCTCGTGGAGCTATACAGCATGAGCGAGGAGGAGATGTGGGCAGTGAGAGCCTCGGACGTGGCGAGTGCGGACTTCACTAACTTGCGGTACAAATGTACTGATTGTATACTGGGTTTCAATACTGAGAAGCTAATGGCGGATCATTTCAACGGGAAGCATAGAGTG AAAGGCGACGTGTGCCACCAGTGTAACATCTGCAAGGCGTACTTCCTGACCAAAGACAATTTGTCTGTGCATAGATCGCTTCATCTAACGGCTTATAGGTGTAAGCAG TGCGGCGCGAAGACGTCCCTGAAGCGGCTGATGCTGAAGCACGTGAGCTCGCACCGGCGCGACGCCGACGAGTACAAGTGCAGCACCTGCGGGGGAGAGTTCAG CACGAAGTCTAAGCTGACGTACCACAAAGGCGTTTGCCATCAAGAGAAACCTCAATGCGACTGCTGTGGCAAGGTGTTCGCCAATAAGATGACTCTCAAATATCATTTGAA aattcTCCCTCAAAACAAAGACGATAAGCCTAAAGAGAAGTTACATATACCTTGCAAGGGGTGTAACAAAGTGTTCCACTCGAAGAAGAGTTACCGAGCTCATGT GGTGATCCATGACGGCCTCACGTACCCGTGTCCGACGTGCGGCAAGCTTTTCCAGTGGAAGCGGAACTTGGCGAGACACGCGAGGAACCACAGGGAAAGGGAAGCCGGGGCGCTGCACGAGTGCAAGGACTGCGGCAAGACGTTCGCCAGCCGAGACTGTTACGCGAACCATCTGAGGCTCAGCAAGCGGCATGCGGCGGAGGATAGCTATGC CCACGAGTGTAACTACTGCGGTAAGAAGTTCCCCACCAAGTGGTGTATGGTGGACCACATAGACTGGGACCATTTGAAGCGGATAAAATACCAGTGCAGCGTGTGTTTCAAG CCTTTCAAAACGGCCAAGATAATGGTGGCGCATGTGAACAACATACACGAGGGAAAGAAGAGGGAGCAGGAAGGCGAACACCTCTGCGAGATCTGCGGCAAATCAtataag ACGGTGAAACGCCTCAAGGGCCACGTATGGGCGATGCACACAAAACGATCCACAACTAAGAGCTTTAAGTGCAAGCTGTGTCCGGCGACTTTCACCTGGCAGACGTCGATATACAAACACGTCAAGATCATGCACGACAGCGGCAAGCGGAAG CAACAAGCCCGCCCCCCTCCAGTGAAGAAGGAGGAATACCCAGTGCGCCTCGAGTTGGCAAACGTGCAGTACTTCCAGCAGAACATAGCCAACAACCTCATGCAGAACATAGTGCAGTCAGTTCATGTGCAGCACGCTGGCGTGATGCAGAATCTCGTGTGA
- the LOC115451231 gene encoding ras-related protein Rab-24, with amino-acid sequence MGPTDIKVVLLGSEHVGKTSLVLRFVNCRFNESLPYQNTVGAAFCAKIMHSSDKDFKVGIWDTAGSERYEAMTRIYYRGAHAAIICYEPSSIESWTRLRHWLHELRTVEEDCKVYLCGTKKDLLDGGYVSRHVPEDIVCTYSRDLNGHFLTSSKTGENVDELFQKIVDDCAADMKLMKQVEEQKLQLQKEEAAKAKNKEYCSC; translated from the exons atgGGACCTACGGATATAAAAGTAGTGCTTTTAGGCAGCGAACACGTTGGAAAAACTAGTTTAGTGCTAAGATTTGTTAATTGTAGATTTAATGAATCATTGCCTTATCAAAAC acTGTGGGTGCAGCGTTTTGTGCAAAAATAATGCATTCAAGTGATAAAGACTTCAAAGTCGGAATTTGGGATACAGCTGGCAGTGAAAG GTACGAAGCAATGACACGCATCTATTATAGAGGTGCTCATGCCGCTATAATCTGCTATGAACCTTCTAGCATAGAATCTTGGACGCGGCTGAGACATTGGCTGCACGAATTACGGACCGTAGAGGag gaCTGTAAAGTATACCTCTGCGGTACAAAGAAGGACCTTTTGGACGGTGGCTATGTTTCAAGACACGTTCCCGAGGACATAGTGTGCACATACTCCAGGGATCTGAACGGACATTTCCTGACTTCCAGCAAGACCGGAGAGAATGTTG ATGAACTCTTCCAAAAAATAGTGGACGACTgtgctgcagatatgaagttaaTGAAGCAAGTGGAGGAACAAAAACTACAATTGCAGAAAGAAGAGGCGGCTAAAGCTAAAAATAAGGAGTATTGCTCTTGCTGA